A region of Candidatus Bathyarchaeota archaeon DNA encodes the following proteins:
- the arcC gene encoding carbamate kinase: MRKTAVVAIGGNSLIRDKGHQTVPDQFETTRENCKYISSMIEHGWNVVITHGNGPQVGFILLRSDLASHVLHTVPLDSCGADTQGALGYMIQQCLYNEFEKRNIEKQAVTVITQVLVDSNDPSFQNPTKPIGSFLDKEKARKFRDELGWNVTEDAGRGWRRVVPSPRPLRIIEINAIKALVSRGFVVTAVGGGGIPVIEKDGRLVGVEAVIDKDYASALLAIDMKVDLFVISTDVEKVALNFGKPNQELLDRMTLAEAKKYYKEGHFPKGSMGPKIEAIINFLESGGTKALITNSENIERALLGKTGTLIVP, translated from the coding sequence ATGCGAAAAACAGCGGTTGTTGCCATTGGCGGCAACTCCCTAATTAGAGATAAAGGCCATCAGACCGTTCCCGATCAGTTTGAGACCACTCGTGAGAACTGTAAATATATTTCTAGCATGATAGAACATGGTTGGAACGTGGTCATAACCCACGGCAACGGACCCCAAGTGGGTTTCATTCTGTTGCGTTCGGATTTGGCAAGTCACGTTTTGCATACTGTACCACTCGATTCCTGTGGGGCTGACACTCAGGGAGCTCTCGGTTACATGATTCAACAGTGTTTATACAACGAGTTTGAGAAGCGAAACATCGAAAAGCAGGCAGTTACAGTGATAACTCAGGTGTTGGTGGACAGTAACGATCCGTCCTTTCAGAATCCCACAAAGCCAATAGGGTCCTTTCTTGATAAAGAAAAAGCAAGAAAGTTCCGAGATGAACTTGGATGGAATGTGACGGAAGATGCTGGACGAGGCTGGAGACGTGTAGTGCCCTCACCGAGACCTTTGCGTATCATTGAAATTAATGCTATAAAAGCTCTTGTTAGCCGAGGTTTTGTAGTAACAGCTGTGGGCGGCGGAGGAATTCCAGTAATTGAAAAAGACGGACGATTGGTGGGAGTTGAGGCAGTTATTGACAAGGACTATGCCTCAGCTCTCCTTGCTATTGATATGAAGGTTGATCTTTTCGTAATATCCACAGACGTTGAGAAAGTGGCTTTAAATTTTGGCAAGCCCAATCAAGAACTGCTGGATAGAATGACTTTAGCTGAAGCAAAGAAGTATTATAAAGAGGGGCACTTTCCAAAAGGAAGCATGGGCCCAAAAATCGAAGCCATCATCAACTTCCTCGAGAGTGGAGGTACAAAAGCTCTCATAACGAACTCCGAGAATATTGAACGCGCATTGCTTGGAAAGACTGGAACGTTGATTGTACCTTAG